Proteins encoded within one genomic window of Eleutherodactylus coqui strain aEleCoq1 chromosome 1, aEleCoq1.hap1, whole genome shotgun sequence:
- the LOC136607268 gene encoding taste receptor type 2 member 7-like, with translation MAAPFETIENHILVLAVGLLFLAGFLINVFIVAVNISEWKKGRPVSTTDKIITSLGISRMVFQVVCLLDVIWYTYLYTPRSLFFMLDIFLQFTSIYSEIWLSTLLSAVFFFKISTFQNAFFLWLKILVLNRVFHLIVVSVMVSVSYSLVYCLMFTLRSSHNSTQDAYDNLLMGVSEIIFLKTGPFIIYLIFSVLLLIYLYHHVSRMRSRRNETSHLDTYYKTMKFTGFSIFYAAAYIFTDQTTFWSDILSHLVHEFLWQVFPTLHSIYLIYMTAKLRIQVSNMIHFLRRRCGDPKAPVDTAF, from the coding sequence ATGGCTGCCCCTTTCGAAACCATAGAAAATCATATCCTTGTCTTGGCAGTAGGACTTTTGTTCCTGGCCGGATTTCTcattaatgtatttattgtagctgtgaacatctccgAGTGGAAGAAAGGAAGACCGGTGTCCACAACAGACAAAATTATCACCTCCCTTGGAATTTCCAGGATGGTCTTCCAGGTCGTATGTTTGCTGGATGTCATTTGGTATACTTACCTCTATACACCAAGATCCTTGTTCTTTATGCTAGATATTTTTCTTCAGTTTACTTCCATCTACTCTGAAATCTGGTTGTCCACTTTACTCTCTGCCGTCTTCTTCTTCAAGATCTCCACCTTTCAGAATGCCTTCTTCTTATGGCTGAAGATCCTTGTGTTGAACAGAGTTTTCCACCTCATTGTGGTGTCTGTGATGGTGTCTGTCAGCTACTCTTTGGTCTATTGCTTGATGTTTACTCTTAGAAGCTCTCACAACTCAACCCAGGATGCATATGATAATCTCCTCATGGGGGTCTCAGAGATTATATTTTTGAAAACTGGACCCTTCATTATTTACTTAATTTTCTCAGTCCTGCTCCTTATCTATCTTTACCATCACGTGAGTCGAATGAGATCCAGAAGGAATGAAACAAGTCATCTGGATACTTATTACAAGACAATGAAGTTTACTGGATTTTCCATTTTCTATGCCGCTGCCTATATCTTTACTGACCAGACTACATTCTGGTCTGATATACTCAGCCATCTGGTACATGAATTCCTTTGGCAGGTTTTTCCCACCCTACATTCCATTTATCTCATCTATATGACAGCTAAGCTACGGATTCAGGTCTCCAATATGATCCACTTcttgaggagaagatgtggtgacCCCAAAGCTCCGGTGGACACAGCCTTTTAA